The Vigna unguiculata cultivar IT97K-499-35 chromosome 1, ASM411807v1, whole genome shotgun sequence nucleotide sequence ctaattagttaggaattaaacataacataaatatggtagttaagttgtagctaattagttagggattaaacacaatataaatatggtagctaagttgtaaCTAATTAGTTAGGGCTTAGACATAACATATATATGGtaactaagttgtagctaattagttaggaattaaacataacataaatatggtagctaagttgtagctaattagttagggattaaacacaacataaatataGTAGCTAAATTGTAACTAATTAGTTAGAGATTATACACAACATAGATATTGTAGCTAAGTTATACCTAATTAGTTAGTGATTAGACACAACATAATATGGTAGTTAAACTgaagctaattagttagggattagacACAACATAATATAGCAGCTAAGTTGTAACTAATAGTTAGGGATTAGATAcaacataatatgataattaagtTGAAGCTAATTAGctatgattttaattataaaatgattttattgctaagaaatttttaaaaactatcgatgtatttaaaaatcttcaaaaatatattttattattatataaattaatcccttatttgcaaattatttttattttatatatatatatatatatatatatatatatatatatatatatatatatatatattaaatactaACTACCATTTAActaacacaatatttttttccatttaacactaaaaaaactACGTGTTAGTAGCAGTTATTTTGTAGTGATTAAATAAAACCGTTAGAATTGTTTTagggtgtgtttggatgaggcaattcaagagggtgattcatttatttgaagaatttgaaattctttgtaatgaaatactttgtttggatagagaaattaaaaagcatttaaaatgcatgcatttttttgaagtatttcaattagctaaattagaagaaattcaaataccctaaaaaaaggtggaatttgaaattcttctcactcaacctcacaaccATGACAAGCTGGGCTGGCCATACGATCCAGACGAATCATACCAACTTGACGACACAAACGGGTCAAGCAGGCCCAACAACCCAGACGGGTCGGGCGAGCCCAATGACCTAGACGGATCGGGTAACCTGATGTCACATACGGGTCGGGCGGGTTTGACAACTCAAACAGGTCGGTCAAGCTTGACAACCCACACCGTCCGAGCGAGCCTGACGACTAAGATGTGTCGAGctggcccaacgacccagacaAACCAGGTTGGGTTGAGTCCGATGACacaaacgggcccgacaacccagatgggTTTAGTCGATTTGATGACCTAGTGGGGCCAAGCCGGGCCAATGACCAGACGGGCCGAGTTAGGCTAGGTCGTGTCAGGCCAGGTTGATGAACTTGACAGGCATGACCGGCAGGTATAGGCCGTCAAGCTTGTCTGGATCATCAGGTCGACCCAGCCTGTCTAGGTTTTCCAGTCGGCCTGGCCCGTCTGCGTCGTCGGGTCAGACCAATTTGGTTGGGTAGTTGGGTGGGTCAGCTCGGTCCATCTGAGTCGTCGACCCGTTCccaaatttaattgttttttccaaacaagaaattgaaatttaaggtattttaatttctttatccaaacaagttatttagaaaatgaaggaaatttaattgcaagcaattcaaatgcaaaacatttcaatttctgagcattgttgaaatgctccatccaaacacaaggttaattttttttaattttagttaaccGTCAGAAATTactttttgatttttattaagtacttaaTCTATGTTATCTTTCGAACCCTTATTTTCTATACTGTACCATTTTCGAAATGAAAATCGTGTCCCGTTGAACGTTTCACTTCAATTTTCCATTAAATGTTCCTTTGATCAACAATGAGCACAGTGAGCTATGTCAGGTAGGATGATCTAAATCCAGCAGCAACTGCACCTGGATCCATGGAGATGATGAGGCTGCACCACAATCAAGAGGCAGAGGTCGTTGTTTGGGGACGAAGAACCCTAAGACCGTTCTAGACGCCGCATTTGACCGATGTTTTCCTATCGATTACTTTGTGATAAATTACTTAGACTGGTTCTTTTTATCGATTACTTCTTCATTTTCCAGCAGTGATAGTAATAGGGAGAGAACGCTTTCCATGATTTGCAGCCGCAGCAAACGCTTTCCAGCACTTCTATGTGCTGCTGAATTCCACGAGGATGATGTGCTCTATAGCGAGAGAACATCTAGGGTACGTTGATTAATTAGATGAGTTTTCGTTTGGGCATTTGaactaaaaatgaattttgcATGTCAGTTTCTGAAGCCTGCTTTCACGGTTATACGTGATCAAGAATTGAAATGTTTGCTGGTGTTCATCCGTGGAACGCGTAGCATAAAAGACACTCTCATAGATGCACTGTGTGCTTCTGTCTCCTTCGATCACAACATGGTTTCAGGACATGCACATCGTGGTATGGTTGTTGCGGCTGATTGGATTAGCAAACATTGCATTCCTGTACTACTTGAAGCTCTTCGTCAATACCCCCACTTCAAAATCAAGGTATTTATTAGTTAGTGTTACTTACCATgtttctcatcatcatcataataataataataataaaaatattttcatatagaTTGTTGGACACTCGTTGGGTGGTGGTGTTGTTGCATTATTGACTCATAAGCTTAGAGAAATGGAAGAGTTGTCTTCGACAAGGCCAACTTGTGTCACGTTTGGCTCAGGTATACAAACTCTCTAATTCACATATATGTTCAGTCCAGTAACTAATTCAATATGGTttcataattgtaatttttgcaACTGCCTGTGTGACATTGGAGTTGGCTGAGGTAGGAAAACCCTTTATCACTTCCATTGTAAATGGTTCTGACATGGTGCCAACACTCTCAGCTTCTTCTAGTCATAATTTCATTGTTGAGGTAACAACCTACAATATTATCACCAAATATTCATATTCTCAGGTATATCTTTACTCAAAATTGGTGGAAGAATGGTTTATTCAACCTGCTCAATGAATCCTATTGAGAATGAAGCTGTGGTTGCTGAGGTAATCTACCTTGAATGCTCTATACTTAGATAACCTTTGGTAGTTCTTATGTTTACTGATAAAAGTACTTTCATATTTTAAGATCAGCAAATTGACTTGGATACTTGCTTTCAGAAAAATGACTTGAATATAGACCTGCAAAATCTGTCCAAACAGGGGAATATGGCCCAAGCAATTACTTTTGACAATGAATGTCTCTTTAGATTGAGTATAAGGTGCCACAATAATATATGTGATCTTGTTTCGGTGCTGGTCATCTGATATGAAGTCTAACCTGTTTAATTTAGTTGTAGGGGCAACAATGCTTAAGTAATGATCAAGTGTTAGGAAGTACAGGAATACTGTTTGATATTGACTTGCAGATCTTTAGGATTTTCTAGAGGCTATGCTAGTAGTGAATTTTCGGCTTTAACTTTGATCTTTGGTCTCTTAGGACATTGTTGATTATGCCACTAGCAAGCTCCCCCTAATGTTCTTGCTGCCTGAAGATAGTTGTACTTGTAGCAAACTCATATAGACCTATTGGAGGGGCTAAAGATGATCTTGAAATAGGAATTCTGTCCTACAAAAATCCAAGATTGCATCTTTTCCATCAAAGGTAATATCTTGGTCTTGGAATACATAAGGGAGTTAAGTTAactactaaaaaatattttaggttagAGAAACCATAATAAAATGGCCAGGGTTATATTTTGAGGTTACACAAGATTGGTACTTGTAGAGAAGTTCAACAATCTTTCCAGAAAGCACTAACTTCTTGGTAGCCTCCTATATATGAAAAAGATCACAGCCTCTGCTAACTATAAACTGAAGatattaagaaaagataaaaagttcAGTTTgcattgaaatgaaaataacaacactattaataaaaaaaatttgatgtgTTTTTCTAAAGTACTTGCAATCTCTGACCTATAGACAGTTTTTCTCCCTTTTGTTTTGGTGGATTGCTCTATTTATAATGATGTCTTAACTTGATCTGATGTTTTGTTCATCATTTGTGTACAACCtgttatatttttagatatgattattaatattatgatacATGGTTTTGTGCATTCCCAATTAGGCTTAACCATTAAAACCTTGGTTTTGACAGGAAATTGCGAAAAGACTGCCTCGCCCATCAGTTAGTTGAAGTAGCCACAGATAGCAGCTGAGTAAGGGTCTGCATTTGCTTTTCATCCTCCAAAACTGTAGTGTATGGATTGTGTTTATGTATATTGtgattattattagatattattagatatgaatctaatgaaatattttataatattttctgaTGCTTGTTTTTTGTTTGGTAATATCATCCATTGTAGATGCTTGCAATGATTGATTTTTTAGTTTCGGTCTCTGTGGTCAAATGCTGTAAAACAGATGCATATATCAATACCCTTAACAACATTCCCTTGAGTTTGCTTAATAGACATGATTTAGGTGCAGTGATTAATTTGCAACACTATATGATTGTTCCTTGAAATAGAAAGTTTGTTAAAGGTAGTTTAGTTTAGAGATGAGTTAGTTTTAGTTGTGGTTATTTAGTGGTTATTTTGTCctctttttaaattatcattttcaGACCTCCGTAATTGATATTTGGTCTTGCTTGAAATTTGATGATTATCTTGCTCTATAGTTCTTATAGCAGCAAATCTATAGTAGTTCTTAAAAGTTACTCTAAGTTtatcatcaattattttaagaatttggTGACAAAGTTAAACGTTGGACTAAAGTGAATAAGGCCAATGCATGTGCAGCTTTTGGCTATGATTTAGGAATCTCACCACCTCAGCGATGTTCTACCTCTTTATCCAACTACTCCAAAGGAAATTCCTCAATTGAACCATATTTGGCAGCCCATCATATATTGTTAGCACATGCTTCAACTGGGATTTAGGGATaagtttgctagggattagctagggaatAGCTACAACtaatttgctagggattagtgggggattagctacaacctatttgctagggattagctagggaatAGCTACAAtcaatttgctagggattagctagggattagctacaacaACTTTGCTAGGGATTAACTAGGAATTAGCTACAACCGATTTGCTatggattagctagggattagctacaatcAATTTGCTACGGATTAGCTAGGATTTAGCTACAAccaatttgctagggattagctaaggTTTAGCTACAAccaatttgctagggattagctaggaaTTAGCTACAATcgatttgctagggattagccaaggattagctacaaccaatttgctagggattagctaggaaTTAACTACAATcgatttgctagggattagctagggttTAGCTACAAccaatttgctagggattagctaggaaTTAGCTACAAccaatttgctagggattagccaAGGATTAACTACAATcgatttgctagggattagctagggttTAGCTACAACcgatttgctagggattagctagggattagcgACAAAGTGGTTCTCTAGCTACTTAGCTACCTATATTTTAGCTACGACATAGTGTCTTCGCTATTTCCTCGCTAATCCCTCGCTGAATCGGTTTGCGAGAGATTAGCTAGGGATTCACTAGGAATTATTCCCTCActaatatgtaattttcttgtagtgcgtGTCTATTAAAGTATATCATGTTTAGATTCGGgtacaaatgaaaaaataaagagaacaaaataaaagtgttTGAATTGAG carries:
- the LOC114176988 gene encoding sn1-specific diacylglycerol lipase beta-like isoform X1 → MICSRSKRFPALLCAAEFHEDDVLYSERTSRFLKPAFTVIRDQELKCLLVFIRGTRSIKDTLIDALCASVSFDHNMVSGHAHRGMVVAADWISKHCIPVLLEALRQYPHFKIKIVGHSLGGGVVALLTHKLREMEELSSTRPTCVTFGSGISLLKIGGRMVYSTCSMNPIENEAVVAEKNDLNIDLQNLSKQGNMAQAITFDNECLFRLSIRCHNNICDLVSVLVI
- the LOC114176988 gene encoding lipase-like isoform X2, translated to MICSRSKRFPALLCAAEFHEDDVLYSERTSRFLKPAFTVIRDQELKCLLVFIRGTRSIKDTLIDALCASVSFDHNMVSGHAHRGMVVAADWISKHCIPVLLEALRQYPHFKIKIVGHSLGGGVVALLTHKLREMEELSSTRPTCVTFGSGISLLKIGGRMVYSTCSMNPIENEAVVAEDIVDYATSKLPLMFLLPEDSCTCSKLI
- the LOC114176988 gene encoding lipase-like isoform X3; amino-acid sequence: MICSRSKRFPALLCAAEFHEDDVLYSERTSRFLKPAFTVIRDQELKCLLVFIRGTRSIKDTLIDALCASVSFDHNMVSGHAHRGMVVAADWISKHCIPVLLEALRQYPHFKIKIVGHSLGGGVVALLTHKLREMEELSSTRPTCVTFGSGISLLKIGGRMVYSTCSMNPIENEAVVAEEIAKRLPRPSVS